From Vicingus serpentipes, the proteins below share one genomic window:
- the prmA gene encoding 50S ribosomal protein L11 methyltransferase — protein sequence MNYIELSVEISPLEIGREITVAELAELGFESFDDFDKGVKAYIQEDEFSKEAVKEISIFKNEEFKVNYTINLIEDKNWNEVWELSFEPINVNNQCFIRAPFHEVRNDIQFNIEIEPKMSFGTGHHETTHLMIEELLEMEMDGKNVLDMGCGTGVLAILAEFKNAKNICAIDIDEWAYENTIENISRNNCKKIEALKGGAELLNNKKFDIIIANINRNILLNDMETYLSCLKENGDLLLSGFFSSDKEILLDEAKKYDAYLSNENNKNDWTLLHLKRN from the coding sequence ATGAATTATATAGAGTTAAGTGTTGAGATATCTCCACTAGAAATTGGTCGTGAAATTACTGTAGCTGAATTAGCTGAATTAGGTTTTGAAAGTTTTGATGACTTTGATAAAGGGGTTAAAGCTTATATTCAAGAAGATGAGTTTAGCAAGGAGGCAGTAAAAGAAATTTCAATTTTTAAAAACGAAGAATTTAAAGTAAATTATACAATTAATTTAATAGAAGATAAAAATTGGAATGAAGTTTGGGAGCTAAGTTTTGAACCAATTAATGTAAATAATCAATGTTTTATTAGAGCTCCTTTTCATGAGGTTAGAAATGATATTCAATTCAATATTGAAATAGAACCAAAAATGTCTTTTGGTACCGGTCATCATGAAACTACCCATTTAATGATAGAAGAATTATTAGAAATGGAAATGGACGGTAAAAATGTGTTAGATATGGGGTGTGGAACTGGTGTCTTAGCAATTTTAGCGGAGTTTAAAAATGCAAAAAATATCTGTGCTATTGATATTGATGAATGGGCTTATGAAAATACTATTGAAAATATTAGCAGAAACAACTGTAAGAAAATTGAAGCTTTAAAAGGTGGAGCTGAATTACTTAATAATAAAAAATTTGATATTATTATAGCGAATATAAATCGTAATATTTTATTAAATGATATGGAAACTTATTTATCTTGTTTGAAAGAAAATGGTGATTTATTATTGAGTGGTTTTTTTAGCTCAGATAAAGAAATTTTACTTGATGAAGCAAAGAAATATGACGCATATTTAAGTAATGAAAATAATAAAAATGATTGGACTCTTTTGCACTTAAAAAGGAATTAA